The DNA segment CGCTGCCGGCGCTCGCCCGGCTGGCGCTGCAGAAGTCGCCGGTCGCCTACGGCATCGCGCTGGTCGAGAACGCCGCGAAGGAGATGGTCCGGATCGAGGGCGTCGAGCCTGAGGATTTCTTCGCCTCCGACGAGCGGCTCCTGGTCGCGGCCAAGGCGCTGACCGCGCGCCTGCCCTTCGATCCGATCGACGCGCTCGTCGTCGAGCAGATCGGCAAGAACATCAGCGGCGCCGGAATGGACCATGCCGTGATGGGGCGGGCGGATCTGCGCTCGATCCCCAACCCCCCGCCCTTCGTCTCGCGGATCGCGGTGCTCGGCCTTAGCAAGGCGACCGGCGGCAACGGGCTCGGCATCGGGCTCGCCGATTTCACCACCGTCGGCGTCGTCGGCCAGATCGACCTGCAGATGATCTACATGAACTCGCTGACCTCGACGCTGGTCGAGAAGTCGCGCCTGCCGATCGTCCTGCCGCATGATCTCGACGCCTTGCGGGCGACGGTCTCGACCTCATGGTCCGCGACCGACGCGGCGACGCGGCTTTGCCTGATCCGCTCCACCCTCCATCTCGACGAGATCCTGATCTCCGAGGCGCTGCTGCCGGATCTGAAGGCCAGCGGCCGGGCGGGCTTCATCGGCGACCCCTTCGCGCTGCGCTTCGACGAAACCGGAGCGCTGCTGACGCGCGCCTACGCCGCCGACGAGACCCGCTGAGCAACCGGGAAGGACGTGCCATGCGGCGGTTGAGGGTCGCGATCGTCGGTTGCGGATGGGTCGGCGGCTTGCATGTCGCGGCCGGCTTCGGGCTGCTGCCGGAGCTGTTCGAGGTCGCGGCCTGCTGCGACGTCGACGCCGCCCGCGCCGTGGGTTTCGCGGCCGAATTCGGGATAGCGCGGCGCTTCACCGACTATGCCGCGCTTCTGGAAAGCCCGGATATCGACGTCGTCTCGATCTGCACGCCGCCGTCCCTGCACTACGCGATGGTGATGGCCGCGCTTAAAGCCGGCAAGCATGCGATTTGCGAGAAGCCCTTCACCAGCTCGCTTCGCCTGATGGACGCGGTCATCGCGGCTGAAGCCGAGGCGAGCGCGCGGGTGATGCCGATCTTCCAGTACCGCTTCGGCGCCGGCATCGCCCGCATCAAACATATGATCGATTCAGGCCTCGCCGGGCGCCCCTTCATCTCCTCGGTCGAGACCGCCTGGAAGCGCGGGGCGGACTACTACAAGGTGCCGTGGCGCGGGAAATTCGCAACCGAGCTCGGCGGCGTGCTGCTGACGCAGTCGATCCATATCCATGACCTGTTCATGTGGCTGATGGGGCCCGTGGCGCGCGCCGCCGCGTTCAAGGCGACGCGGGTCAACCCCATCGAGGTCGAGGATTGCGCCGTCGCCGCGCTCGTCATGGAAAACGGCTCGCTCGCCTCGCTGACCGCGACGCTGGGCTCGGCCCGGCCGGTCACGCGGATCAGGCTGTGCTTCGAGCACGCCACCTTCGAGAGGCTCGGCCATGACGCCGACGCTATCCGCCCCGGCGACGACCCCTGGCAGATCATTCCGCAGCGCCCCGAGCTCGCCCAGGCGCTCGCGGCGAAGGCCGCCGAGGTCACGGCGCCGGCTGAGCTCGGTTTCGCACGCCAGTTCGCGCTGTTCCACGCGGCGATCGCCCGGGATCTGCCCTTCCCGGTGACGTTGGCGGATGCCCGCCGCTCGCTGGAGCTGATCACGGCCCTGTTCCATGCCGATGAAACGCGCAGCGTCGTCGAGCTGCCGATCGGCCTCGGGCATCCCCTTTACGAAGGCTGGACGCCGGCCTAGCTAACGCGCAACTTGCTTGCGGCGTGCCTGCAACGCACTCGGTCCGCACCTCATCCGGTAAAATCAGTTCCATGGCGAAGAAACCCGTTGAAGCCGCTTCAGCCATTCCGGACGCACCGGATGCGAAACAACGCAGGATGCGCAAGCCGTTTCACCAGGGCACCAAGCTTTCCGACGTGGCGCGCCATGCCGGGGTCTCGACCGCCACCGCATCGCGCGCGATCAACACGCCGCGCCTCGTCTCGCCCGAAGCCCGCGAGAAGGTCGAGGCCGCGATCCGGGCGCTCAACTGGATTCCCCATGGCGCCGCCAAGGCCCTGGCCTCGCTGCGGACGCGCACGATCGGGGTGCTGATCCCCACTTTCGGGCACCAGACGATCGCGGCCATGATCGAATCGCTCCAGCGCGAGCTGGCCCTGGCCGATTACACCCTGCTGATGGGCTGGCCCGATCCGGTCGTGCAGACGACGCTGAAGCAGGCCTTCAACATGATCGAGCGCGGCGTCGAATGCCTGATCCTGATGGGCGAGGACCAGCCGCCCGAGCTCATGGAGCTGCTGCAGCGGCGCAACATCTTCTACGTCATCGCCTATACCAGCGGACGTTACGGCACCCAAAACTGCATCGGCTTCGACAATTTCATCGAGATGTCGAAGCTGGCGCGCCAT comes from the Bosea sp. (in: a-proteobacteria) genome and includes:
- a CDS encoding Gfo/Idh/MocA family oxidoreductase; the encoded protein is MRRLRVAIVGCGWVGGLHVAAGFGLLPELFEVAACCDVDAARAVGFAAEFGIARRFTDYAALLESPDIDVVSICTPPSLHYAMVMAALKAGKHAICEKPFTSSLRLMDAVIAAEAEASARVMPIFQYRFGAGIARIKHMIDSGLAGRPFISSVETAWKRGADYYKVPWRGKFATELGGVLLTQSIHIHDLFMWLMGPVARAAAFKATRVNPIEVEDCAVAALVMENGSLASLTATLGSARPVTRIRLCFEHATFERLGHDADAIRPGDDPWQIIPQRPELAQALAAKAAEVTAPAELGFARQFALFHAAIARDLPFPVTLADARRSLELITALFHADETRSVVELPIGLGHPLYEGWTPA
- a CDS encoding LacI family DNA-binding transcriptional regulator; translated protein: MRKPFHQGTKLSDVARHAGVSTATASRAINTPRLVSPEAREKVEAAIRALNWIPHGAAKALASLRTRTIGVLIPTFGHQTIAAMIESLQRELALADYTLLMGWPDPVVQTTLKQAFNMIERGVECLILMGEDQPPELMELLQRRNIFYVIAYTSGRYGTQNCIGFDNFIEMSKLARHLLDLGHTRFGIITRGFRNNDRIRQRIEGVNATLAQEGLAVRPQHFIEVSHFLIGSGREGMQRMLATDRPPTAVVCANDYLAAGALIEARAAGLSVPDDVSIVGFDDVELAAQIEPPLTTIRIPARHIGHTIAHYILDRLEHGEAKLPDRIEAELIIRGSTARPRS